The Sorangiineae bacterium MSr11367 genome window below encodes:
- a CDS encoding serine/threonine-protein kinase → MRAKDDELFAARFRIEEEAGVGGMGIVYRALDQSSGEIVALKVVRKTGPGSLRRFDAETDALEKLRHPAIVRHIAHGVGDEGQPYLAMEWVDGETLASKLRRERLDVCEVITVARRIADALAAAHAIGILHRDIKPSNVLLPGGDLVQAKLADFGLARSMESSQTNATMTGVIVGTPGYMAPEQAHGVRDLDGRADLFSLGCMLFRCLTDTEAFEGSRALTALAKLVLLEPSRVSSLRPDVPPALDDLVGSLLSKEREHRPLSAVVVRDTLDRIAEDVSADASLRRLSVRERLPPESTRFVSGTSFGRYVLGRRIGMGGMGELYLAHDTTLDRKVALKVLRRSPDGQATEHLLREARAAATLSHPNVVTIYDVGEHEGVPFLAMEYIAGRSLRDYVGEATPDLDRRIGWMGEVARGLAAAHQAGLVHGDVKPENVMVADDGAVKILDFGLATAVPDCIMGTAAYMAPEQIRGEPLDGRVDQFAWGVTAYELVTGRLPWPGHDTLEMLASVLADDPSDAVRASLPSEISGAILKTLRKQRDERFPTMDSLIPVLAPSTASTQRSSAVKEPPLPSPSKRRKHIVWLASAIFTALIALTTAIVAFRAVRRHDSPAGTAASSTASPPVLVTALPVSPSCVPAAAALYKEGLRALRESAYRRALGYFEQAAAVDPMCPEPQLRVTMLAYSYWPRSRAREQLRRAMGFRDTMSERDRVVLDAWALLIAPDSPREAETIQAFDDAIRRFPNDAELYVLDVDRRRSTVMRADQLEALLGMVRKATQLDPGYADAYSMESQILIWLGRGAESLAALDRCLDVAPGAVDCMEIRSGTLRRLGRCEEAVASARSWISWEPDEPAAYQELAPSLAARGASREAIEEALLLRWKHLPPADREPTRLCDMAKLSVWMGDFDGALKFADGLERHSTGSATLDPHLCATVTSVDALLETGRDTEATNMAERFLHRNEAWVRGESNLATEYPKPFLLALAFGQNRRTMIRWQEATETWERVNRTRMDAYERWIFRWGPMAGVRNHAAEALLLDPRLAADYSEVPRARNYNIGAMEAYEGHLRLAAGDVVRAAPLLETATRSCQGLHHGAMNVRAHLWLGIAREQLGDVPAACDAYRFVTERWGSAKPTSVSAREAERRSRALNCPRSVDR, encoded by the coding sequence TTGCGCGCGAAAGATGACGAACTTTTCGCCGCTCGATTTCGCATCGAAGAAGAAGCCGGCGTCGGCGGCATGGGCATCGTGTACCGCGCGCTCGACCAGAGCTCGGGCGAGATCGTCGCCCTCAAGGTCGTACGCAAGACGGGCCCCGGATCGCTGAGGCGCTTCGACGCCGAGACTGACGCCCTGGAGAAGTTGCGGCATCCCGCCATCGTGCGCCACATCGCGCACGGTGTCGGTGACGAGGGGCAGCCCTACTTGGCCATGGAGTGGGTCGATGGCGAGACCCTGGCGTCGAAGCTGCGGCGCGAGCGCCTCGACGTATGCGAGGTCATCACCGTCGCGCGGCGCATCGCCGATGCCTTGGCGGCGGCGCATGCGATCGGCATCCTGCACCGCGACATCAAGCCGAGCAATGTGCTGCTCCCCGGGGGAGATCTCGTGCAGGCCAAGCTTGCCGACTTCGGCCTCGCGCGTTCGATGGAGTCGTCGCAGACCAATGCGACCATGACCGGCGTCATCGTCGGCACGCCCGGATACATGGCGCCGGAGCAGGCCCACGGCGTGCGGGATCTCGACGGGCGCGCGGACCTGTTCTCGCTGGGGTGCATGCTCTTTCGCTGCCTCACCGACACGGAGGCATTCGAGGGCTCTCGCGCCCTCACGGCCTTGGCCAAGCTGGTGCTGCTCGAGCCTTCCCGTGTCTCTTCCCTCCGTCCCGACGTGCCGCCGGCGCTCGACGACCTGGTGGGGAGCCTGCTCTCGAAGGAGCGCGAGCACCGTCCGCTGTCGGCCGTGGTGGTGCGCGACACCTTGGATCGCATTGCCGAGGACGTGTCGGCGGATGCCTCGCTGCGCCGCCTCTCGGTGCGCGAGCGACTGCCGCCCGAGAGCACGCGCTTCGTCTCGGGGACGAGCTTCGGGCGCTACGTGCTGGGGCGGCGTATCGGCATGGGCGGTATGGGCGAGTTGTACCTGGCCCACGATACGACCTTGGATCGCAAGGTCGCGCTGAAGGTGCTGCGGCGTTCACCGGATGGGCAGGCCACCGAGCATCTGCTTCGCGAGGCGCGCGCGGCGGCCACGTTGAGCCATCCCAACGTCGTCACCATTTACGACGTGGGTGAGCACGAAGGCGTGCCCTTCCTTGCGATGGAGTACATCGCCGGGCGAAGCCTGCGCGATTACGTCGGCGAAGCGACGCCGGATCTGGACCGGCGCATCGGCTGGATGGGCGAGGTCGCCCGCGGCCTGGCCGCCGCGCACCAAGCGGGACTCGTTCACGGCGACGTCAAGCCGGAGAACGTCATGGTGGCCGACGACGGTGCCGTGAAGATCCTCGACTTCGGTCTCGCCACCGCGGTGCCCGATTGCATCATGGGGACCGCCGCGTACATGGCCCCGGAGCAGATTCGCGGCGAGCCGCTCGATGGGCGGGTCGATCAGTTCGCGTGGGGCGTGACGGCGTACGAGCTGGTGACCGGGAGGCTCCCCTGGCCGGGGCATGACACCCTGGAGATGCTCGCCTCGGTGCTCGCGGACGATCCGAGCGATGCGGTGCGCGCATCGCTTCCCTCGGAGATCAGCGGCGCCATCCTGAAGACGCTGCGCAAGCAGCGTGACGAGCGCTTCCCGACGATGGACTCGCTGATTCCCGTGCTGGCGCCGAGCACGGCGAGCACGCAGCGATCGAGCGCCGTCAAAGAGCCGCCCCTGCCGTCGCCGTCGAAGCGGCGAAAGCACATCGTGTGGCTTGCATCGGCGATCTTCACGGCCTTGATAGCCCTCACCACCGCAATCGTCGCCTTTCGCGCCGTGCGCCGGCACGATTCCCCGGCGGGAACCGCGGCCTCTTCGACAGCGTCTCCCCCGGTGCTGGTGACCGCTCTTCCGGTCTCGCCGTCATGCGTGCCTGCCGCGGCGGCGTTGTACAAGGAAGGACTGCGCGCGCTTCGCGAGTCGGCATACCGACGCGCGCTCGGCTATTTCGAGCAGGCGGCGGCGGTCGATCCGATGTGCCCCGAGCCGCAGCTTCGCGTCACCATGCTCGCCTACTCCTACTGGCCAAGGTCACGGGCGCGTGAGCAGTTGCGACGCGCGATGGGCTTTCGCGATACCATGAGCGAACGCGATCGCGTGGTGCTCGATGCGTGGGCGCTGCTCATTGCACCGGACTCTCCTCGTGAGGCTGAAACGATTCAGGCTTTCGACGACGCCATTCGCCGTTTCCCCAACGACGCGGAACTCTACGTCCTCGACGTGGATCGGCGACGCAGTACCGTGATGCGTGCCGATCAGCTCGAAGCGCTTCTTGGCATGGTGCGCAAGGCGACCCAGCTCGATCCTGGGTATGCCGACGCCTATTCGATGGAGTCGCAAATTCTCATATGGCTCGGGCGAGGCGCGGAGTCGCTCGCAGCGTTGGATCGATGCCTGGACGTTGCACCGGGCGCGGTCGACTGCATGGAGATTCGCAGCGGCACCCTTCGCCGTCTTGGTCGATGCGAGGAAGCGGTTGCCTCCGCACGCAGTTGGATCTCCTGGGAGCCCGATGAGCCGGCGGCGTACCAGGAGCTCGCGCCATCGCTCGCTGCGCGCGGTGCATCGCGCGAGGCCATCGAGGAAGCGCTGCTCTTGCGATGGAAGCATTTGCCCCCCGCAGACCGGGAGCCCACGCGGCTCTGCGACATGGCGAAGCTCTCCGTGTGGATGGGGGACTTCGATGGTGCGCTCAAGTTCGCCGACGGGTTGGAGCGCCATTCGACGGGGTCGGCCACGCTCGATCCGCACCTGTGCGCGACGGTCACGTCGGTGGATGCCCTCCTGGAAACGGGCCGCGACACGGAAGCGACCAACATGGCCGAGCGCTTTCTGCACCGCAACGAGGCTTGGGTTCGCGGCGAATCGAACCTCGCCACGGAGTACCCGAAGCCGTTCTTGCTGGCCTTGGCCTTCGGGCAGAATCGCCGCACGATGATCCGCTGGCAGGAGGCCACCGAGACGTGGGAGCGCGTGAATCGCACGCGCATGGACGCGTACGAGCGCTGGATCTTCCGCTGGGGGCCCATGGCGGGCGTCCGCAACCACGCTGCGGAGGCGTTGCTTCTCGATCCGCGCCTGGCGGCGGATTACTCCGAGGTGCCGCGCGCGCGCAACTACAACATTGGCGCCATGGAGGCCTACGAGGGCCATCTGCGCTTGGCCGCCGGCGACGTCGTGCGGGCGGCGCCGCTGCTCGAGACGGCGACGCGGAGTTGTCAGGGCCTCCACCACGGCGCCATGAACGTGCGCGCGCATCTCTGGCTCGGCATCGCGCGAGAGCAACTCGGTGACGTTCCCGCCGCGTGCGACGCCTACCGCTTCGTCACCGAGCGATGGGGAAGCGCGAAGCCCACCTCGGTGAGCGCGCGCGAGGCCGAGCGCCGCAGCCGCGCGCTCAACTGTCCTCGCTCAGTGGATCGTTAG
- a CDS encoding MlaD family protein, giving the protein MEKSIKVGIFVLAALVLGGIAVFLIGENRRLWDPKVTYNAAFSDVAGLKPGAPVRMGGVDIGTVEAVGHNHDPRDVRIYVRLNVVKREAERVRDDTVARVANKGLLGDKMIELSSDGKGGILGPDQNLKTEEPLDLNKYIVKFEDIANKAGKALENVETGTRFLSDPQFSEDVKVSVHSLREVLQGIAKNDSVVHRALMDPQEGQKFDRMLSNLEAASADFHDVTTHLREGPGVAHALVYDGELSKSASGSMSEVHKDLEAIRTGNGLAHALIYGDTNSQHLMGNVNAMSDDMRDIVHGLKQGKGTLGALLVDPSVYEDIKSVVGNVDRNQVLRALVRYSIKADETRQPPKVEEGKK; this is encoded by the coding sequence ATGGAAAAGTCGATTAAAGTCGGGATTTTCGTTCTTGCGGCGCTGGTGCTCGGCGGCATCGCCGTCTTTCTCATTGGCGAGAATCGACGGCTCTGGGACCCCAAGGTCACCTACAACGCCGCCTTCTCCGACGTTGCGGGCCTCAAGCCGGGCGCACCCGTGCGCATGGGCGGCGTCGACATTGGAACGGTCGAAGCGGTGGGGCACAACCACGACCCACGCGACGTGCGCATCTACGTGCGCCTCAACGTCGTGAAGCGCGAGGCCGAGCGCGTGCGCGACGATACCGTGGCGCGCGTCGCCAACAAGGGCCTGCTCGGCGACAAGATGATCGAGCTCTCCTCCGATGGAAAGGGCGGCATCCTTGGCCCCGATCAAAACTTGAAGACCGAGGAGCCGCTCGACCTCAACAAGTACATCGTCAAATTCGAAGACATCGCCAACAAAGCTGGCAAGGCGCTCGAGAACGTGGAAACGGGCACGCGGTTCTTGAGCGATCCGCAATTCTCCGAAGACGTCAAGGTGAGCGTGCACAGCCTCCGCGAGGTCCTTCAGGGCATCGCGAAGAACGACAGCGTGGTGCACCGCGCCCTGATGGATCCCCAAGAGGGACAGAAGTTCGATCGCATGCTCTCCAACCTGGAGGCCGCGAGCGCGGACTTCCACGACGTCACCACGCACCTGCGCGAAGGCCCCGGCGTTGCGCACGCGCTGGTGTACGACGGCGAGCTCTCCAAGAGCGCGTCGGGCTCCATGTCCGAGGTCCACAAAGACCTCGAAGCGATCCGCACCGGCAACGGTTTGGCGCATGCGCTCATCTACGGCGACACCAACTCGCAGCACCTGATGGGCAACGTCAACGCGATGAGCGACGACATGCGCGACATCGTGCACGGACTCAAGCAGGGCAAGGGCACCCTCGGTGCGCTCCTCGTCGATCCCAGCGTCTACGAGGACATCAAGAGCGTCGTCGGCAACGTGGATCGCAACCAGGTGCTTCGAGCCCTGGTTCGCTACTCGATCAAAGCCGACGAGACGCGCCAGCCGCCGAAGGTCGAAGAAGGTAAGAAGTAG
- a CDS encoding ATP-binding cassette domain-containing protein: MKRENAGRGRLHREEPVTPVGGVFIKFSHVKKRFGPKIIYTDLDLEIRRGETTTVLGASGSGKSVMLKMLIGLLRADAGKITFDGKEIQDLAERNMHDVRRKIAYLFQGAALFDSLSVGENVAYGLREQFWDTMTDDEIRERVAQSLAAVGLPGIEEMRPSDLSGGMKKRVGLARTLALQPEVLLYDEPTTGLDPINTARINHLINGIKKAFSITSIVVTHDMGTAFSVSDRLVMLGKGGVLMSGSMDDFRNTNEPYVRDFIDGKAPETEDVSSLLAS; encoded by the coding sequence GTGAAGCGCGAAAACGCGGGGCGCGGCAGGCTGCATCGGGAAGAGCCGGTGACGCCCGTGGGAGGCGTTTTCATCAAGTTCTCCCACGTCAAGAAGCGGTTCGGCCCGAAGATCATCTACACCGATCTCGACCTGGAGATCCGGCGTGGCGAGACCACGACCGTGCTCGGGGCATCGGGAAGCGGTAAGAGCGTCATGCTCAAGATGCTGATCGGCTTGCTTCGTGCGGATGCGGGGAAGATCACCTTCGACGGCAAGGAGATCCAGGACCTCGCCGAGCGCAACATGCACGACGTGCGTCGGAAGATCGCCTACCTGTTCCAGGGCGCGGCGCTCTTCGACTCGCTCAGCGTGGGCGAGAACGTCGCCTACGGATTGCGCGAGCAGTTCTGGGACACGATGACCGACGACGAGATCCGCGAGAGGGTCGCGCAGTCGCTGGCCGCCGTGGGCTTGCCGGGCATCGAGGAGATGCGCCCGAGCGATCTCTCCGGCGGTATGAAGAAGAGGGTAGGCCTGGCGCGCACCTTGGCGCTCCAGCCCGAGGTGCTCTTGTACGACGAGCCCACCACCGGGCTCGATCCGATCAACACGGCGCGGATCAATCACCTCATCAACGGCATCAAGAAGGCCTTCTCCATCACGAGCATCGTCGTCACGCACGACATGGGCACCGCCTTCTCCGTGTCGGACCGCCTGGTGATGCTGGGCAAGGGTGGGGTGCTCATGTCGGGCTCGATGGACGATTTCCGAAACACGAACGAGCCCTACGTTCGAGACTTCATCGACGGCAAGGCGCCGGAGACGGAAGACGTCTCGTCGCTTCTTGCCTCTTAG
- the secF gene encoding protein translocase subunit SecF: protein MGQRRFWISLSLFLVVASTVSLWFPGANYGTDFRGGTEVEVAFNKNVDAHTLRQAVESLGYHTPDVIQVQDFKNPNHFLVRVQEISVVDDVTKEKLKAALCLTADPAAPVADEKACPENARATEVKFSPGGDKISTRYDTAPDLEKLKEQIRSVAGINIKASATNPQIINPRDNRVEIQLQSKGDQLMDGLRSKLGADTVPDQPLRVEWVGPKAGKQLRDSARNSVAIAIVFIMLYLAFRFDLRFAPGVVIACVHDAMVILGVFVLLKKEVTLSTIGAVLTIVGYSMNDTVVVYDRIRENLSKHRGKSFGDIINLSVSETLSRTILTAGATMLSVLAFFVWGTGVIRDFALAMVIGIVAGTYSSIYVAAPLTEWIDKRMGQRSGAKKRASGKRRAKAVTGKPAEAK, encoded by the coding sequence ATGGGGCAGCGGAGATTCTGGATCTCCCTGAGCCTCTTCCTCGTCGTCGCCTCCACGGTCTCGTTGTGGTTTCCCGGGGCGAACTACGGAACGGACTTCCGCGGCGGTACGGAGGTCGAAGTAGCCTTCAACAAGAACGTCGACGCGCACACCTTGCGTCAGGCGGTCGAGTCGCTGGGCTACCACACGCCGGACGTCATCCAGGTTCAGGACTTCAAAAATCCCAACCACTTCCTCGTCCGCGTCCAAGAGATCAGCGTGGTCGACGACGTCACCAAGGAAAAGCTCAAGGCGGCCCTCTGCCTCACGGCGGACCCCGCGGCGCCGGTGGCCGATGAAAAGGCGTGCCCCGAGAATGCCCGCGCGACCGAGGTGAAGTTCAGCCCCGGTGGCGACAAGATCTCCACGCGCTACGACACGGCGCCGGATCTCGAGAAGCTCAAGGAACAGATCCGCAGCGTTGCGGGCATCAACATCAAGGCCTCGGCGACGAACCCGCAGATCATCAACCCGCGCGACAACCGCGTGGAGATCCAGCTGCAGTCCAAGGGCGACCAGCTCATGGACGGTCTGCGCAGCAAGCTCGGTGCGGACACGGTGCCGGACCAACCGCTGCGCGTCGAGTGGGTCGGTCCCAAGGCGGGCAAGCAGCTTCGCGACAGCGCCCGCAACTCGGTGGCCATCGCCATTGTGTTCATCATGCTCTACCTCGCCTTCCGGTTCGACCTGCGGTTCGCGCCGGGCGTGGTCATCGCGTGCGTGCACGATGCGATGGTGATCTTGGGCGTGTTCGTTCTGTTGAAGAAGGAAGTCACGCTCTCGACCATCGGCGCCGTGCTCACCATCGTCGGTTACTCGATGAACGACACGGTCGTCGTCTACGACCGCATCCGCGAGAACCTCTCCAAGCACCGCGGTAAGTCGTTTGGTGACATCATCAACCTGAGCGTCTCCGAGACGCTCTCGCGCACCATCCTTACCGCTGGCGCAACGATGCTCAGCGTTCTCGCGTTCTTCGTGTGGGGAACGGGCGTCATCCGCGACTTCGCGCTCGCCATGGTCATCGGCATCGTGGCCGGCACCTACTCCAGCATCTACGTTGCCGCCCCGCTCACCGAGTGGATCGACAAGCGTATGGGGCAGCGTTCGGGCGCCAAAAAGCGCGCCTCGGGCAAGCGCCGCGCGAAAGCCGTCACCGGTAAACCGGCCGAAGCCAAGTAA
- a CDS encoding sigma-70 family RNA polymerase sigma factor translates to MNRAGGDFPTTPPSAVYGVHSVDPALRSRSIQVLARMYWKPIYKYVRLRWRKEPAEAEEITQEFFLRTIDKETFRGYEPRRARFRTFVRVCVDRLVVDLGRHNQAKKRGGGVKLLQLDFKVAEDELGEEASSLPDPEQVFEVEWVRNLLEVAVESLRSSCQRQGKEVHFRVFELFHLKDEADRPSYAEIAEQLGISVRDVNNRLTYARREFRAAVLEALRESTGSQEEMQEEARFVLGVNF, encoded by the coding sequence ATGAATCGAGCCGGGGGAGATTTCCCGACGACGCCACCGTCGGCCGTTTACGGCGTGCATAGCGTGGATCCCGCGCTGCGTTCGCGATCCATTCAGGTCCTCGCGCGCATGTACTGGAAGCCGATCTACAAGTACGTGCGCCTTCGCTGGCGAAAAGAGCCGGCCGAAGCCGAGGAGATCACGCAGGAGTTCTTCCTGCGAACGATCGACAAAGAAACGTTCCGGGGCTACGAGCCGCGCCGCGCGCGCTTCCGCACCTTCGTGCGCGTGTGTGTCGACCGCCTCGTGGTCGACCTTGGACGGCACAACCAAGCGAAAAAGCGCGGTGGTGGCGTGAAACTCCTCCAACTCGACTTCAAGGTGGCCGAAGACGAGCTCGGGGAGGAAGCGTCCAGCCTGCCCGACCCGGAGCAAGTCTTCGAGGTCGAGTGGGTGCGAAATCTGCTCGAAGTGGCGGTCGAATCGCTCCGGTCGTCGTGTCAGCGGCAGGGGAAAGAGGTACACTTTCGCGTGTTCGAATTGTTTCACCTGAAGGACGAAGCGGACCGACCCTCCTACGCAGAGATTGCCGAACAACTCGGGATCTCCGTCCGCGACGTGAACAACCGCCTCACCTACGCCCGGCGCGAGTTCCGCGCGGCCGTTCTCGAGGCCCTTCGTGAAAGCACGGGCAGCCAAGAAGAGATGCAAGAGGAGGCTCGCTTTGTGTTGGGGGTCAACTTTTGA